One window from the genome of Bradyrhizobium xenonodulans encodes:
- a CDS encoding ABC transporter substrate-binding protein — translation MKSALLAAVATSALLLAAPASAQGVKIGILNDQSGVYADYGGKWSVEAAKMAIEDFGGEVLGQKIELVTADHQNKPDLASSIARRWYDVENVDMITELTTSSVALAIHELSKEKKKIDVVVGAATSRLTGDACQPYGFHWAYDTRALGVGTGGALTKAGGDTWFFLTADYAFGYALEKDTSEIVTANGGKVVGSVRVPLNSSDFSSFLLQAQSSKAKIVGLANAGLDTTNSIKQASEFGIVASGQKLAGLLMTLAEVNGLGLQAAQGLVLTEGYYWDLNDRTRHFGERFFKRTSRMPNMIQAGTYSATISYLKAVKAAGTKDPDAVAKKLKELPVDDDFAQGGKVLENGRMVHDMYLFEVKKPSESKKPWDYYKLLATVPGDKAFFAAKDSGCPLTK, via the coding sequence ATGAAATCAGCACTTTTGGCTGCCGTCGCAACCTCTGCCCTGCTCCTCGCCGCGCCGGCCTCCGCGCAAGGCGTCAAGATCGGCATCCTCAACGACCAGTCCGGCGTCTATGCCGATTACGGCGGCAAATGGTCGGTCGAGGCCGCCAAGATGGCGATCGAGGACTTTGGCGGCGAGGTGCTGGGCCAGAAGATCGAGCTCGTCACCGCCGATCACCAGAACAAGCCGGATCTTGCGAGCTCGATCGCGCGGCGCTGGTACGACGTCGAGAACGTCGACATGATCACGGAGCTGACGACCTCCTCGGTCGCGCTTGCGATCCACGAGCTCTCCAAGGAAAAGAAGAAGATCGACGTCGTCGTCGGCGCCGCGACCTCGCGCCTCACTGGCGATGCCTGCCAGCCCTACGGCTTCCACTGGGCCTACGACACCCGCGCGCTTGGCGTCGGCACCGGCGGTGCGCTGACCAAGGCCGGCGGCGACACCTGGTTCTTCCTCACCGCCGACTACGCCTTCGGCTACGCGCTGGAGAAGGACACCAGCGAGATCGTCACCGCCAATGGCGGCAAGGTGGTCGGTTCGGTGCGCGTGCCGCTGAATTCCTCGGACTTCTCCTCCTTCCTGCTCCAGGCGCAGAGCTCGAAGGCGAAGATCGTCGGTCTCGCCAATGCCGGCCTCGACACCACCAACTCGATCAAGCAGGCGTCCGAATTCGGCATCGTCGCCAGTGGCCAGAAGCTCGCCGGCCTCCTGATGACGCTGGCCGAAGTGAACGGTCTCGGCTTGCAGGCGGCGCAGGGCCTGGTGCTGACCGAGGGCTATTACTGGGATCTCAACGACCGCACGCGCCATTTCGGCGAACGCTTCTTCAAGCGCACCAGCCGGATGCCGAACATGATCCAGGCCGGCACCTATTCGGCGACGATCAGCTATCTCAAGGCGGTCAAGGCCGCCGGCACCAAGGATCCGGATGCGGTTGCCAAGAAGCTGAAGGAACTGCCGGTCGACGACGACTTCGCGCAGGGCGGCAAGGTGCTCGAGAACGGCCGCATGGTCCACGACATGTATCTGTTCGAGGTCAAGAAGCCGTCGGAATCGAAGAAGCCCTGGGACTATTACAAGCTGCTCGCCACCGTCCCCGGCGACAAGGCCTTCTTCGCCGCCAAGGACAGCGGCTGCCCGCTGACGAAGTGA
- a CDS encoding MAPEG family protein: MYHLTALVTLLAIAFYFFTIMNVSRSRSKTGVKVPATSGHPDFERAFRIQANTLEWMPIVLPALWLFAIYISDAIAAGTGAIWIIGRIVYFIGYSQAAAKRGPGFAIQGIAAIALWAGALGAVVLRLVK, from the coding sequence ATGTATCATCTCACCGCCCTCGTCACGCTGCTGGCGATTGCATTTTATTTCTTCACCATCATGAACGTCTCGCGGTCGCGTTCGAAGACGGGCGTCAAGGTGCCGGCGACATCGGGCCATCCCGACTTCGAGCGCGCCTTCCGCATCCAGGCGAACACGCTGGAATGGATGCCGATCGTTCTGCCGGCACTCTGGCTGTTCGCGATCTATATCAGCGATGCCATTGCAGCCGGGACCGGCGCGATCTGGATCATCGGCCGCATCGTCTACTTCATCGGCTATTCGCAGGCGGCGGCCAAGCGCGGCCCCGGCTTTGCGATCCAGGGCATCGCGGCCATTGCGCTGTGGGCGGGGGCTCTCGGAGCGGTGGTGTTGCGGCTGGTGAAGTGA
- a CDS encoding AMP-binding protein, which yields MYPGQHARLRPLQPAFIMAATGEAVTYRELDARSNRLAHLFRKHGLKRRDHYSIFMENNSRYLEACGAGERSGLYYTCINSFLTPGELAYLLVNSQSKILITSVAKLDIAREAINACPDIRLCIVADGPGESDRIVGLKDATAGLPATPIADEWLGTAMLYSSGTTGRPKGILRPLPEEPPKHNLPLFDFLTKLWHYREGMVYLSPAPLYHSAPQAAVNLTIRMGGTVIIMESFDPERYLLLVQQWGITHTQLVPTMFSRMLKLPEEVRSRYDLSSLEIAIHAAAPCPALVKDDIIKWWGPIIHEYYGATEGLGFTACNSEEWLSHRGTVGKVLLGDLHILDENMQACPTGTPGQVWFKTASPFEYFNDPEKTKEARSADGSMSTVGDVGYVDADRFLYLTDRATFMIISGGVNIYPQECENLLITHPKVADAAVFGVPNPDLGEEVKAVVQPMPGIVPGPAFAEELIAFCAKSLSRQKVPRSVDFEKELPRLPTGKLYKRLLRDRYWGNKTSKIV from the coding sequence ATGTATCCCGGTCAGCATGCCCGCCTGCGCCCGCTCCAGCCCGCCTTCATCATGGCGGCGACCGGCGAGGCCGTCACCTATCGCGAACTCGATGCGCGCAGCAACCGCCTGGCGCATTTGTTCCGCAAGCACGGCTTGAAGCGGCGCGACCATTATTCGATCTTCATGGAGAACAATTCGCGCTACCTCGAAGCCTGCGGCGCGGGCGAGCGCTCCGGGCTGTACTACACCTGCATCAATTCGTTCCTGACGCCGGGCGAGCTCGCCTATCTCCTCGTCAATAGCCAGTCGAAGATCCTGATCACGTCCGTTGCAAAGCTCGACATCGCGCGCGAGGCGATCAACGCCTGTCCGGACATCAGGCTCTGCATCGTCGCCGACGGTCCGGGCGAGAGCGATCGTATCGTCGGCCTTAAGGACGCGACCGCCGGTCTGCCGGCGACGCCGATCGCCGACGAATGGCTCGGCACCGCCATGCTCTATTCGTCAGGCACAACGGGACGGCCGAAAGGAATCCTGCGGCCGCTGCCGGAGGAGCCGCCAAAACACAATCTGCCGCTTTTCGATTTCCTGACCAAGCTCTGGCACTACCGCGAGGGCATGGTCTATCTGTCGCCGGCCCCGCTCTATCACTCGGCGCCGCAAGCCGCCGTGAACCTCACGATCCGCATGGGCGGCACCGTGATCATCATGGAGAGCTTCGATCCCGAGCGTTACCTCCTGCTCGTGCAGCAATGGGGCATCACCCACACCCAGCTGGTGCCGACGATGTTCTCGCGCATGCTGAAGCTGCCGGAAGAGGTGCGAAGCCGCTACGATTTGTCGTCGCTGGAGATCGCGATCCACGCCGCCGCGCCCTGCCCGGCGCTGGTCAAGGACGACATCATCAAATGGTGGGGGCCGATCATCCACGAATATTACGGCGCGACCGAAGGCCTCGGCTTCACCGCCTGCAACAGCGAAGAATGGCTTAGCCACCGCGGCACCGTCGGCAAGGTGCTGCTCGGCGACCTCCACATCCTCGACGAAAACATGCAGGCGTGCCCGACCGGCACGCCGGGCCAGGTCTGGTTCAAGACGGCCTCGCCGTTCGAATATTTCAACGACCCCGAGAAGACGAAAGAGGCGCGCTCGGCCGACGGCAGCATGAGCACGGTGGGCGACGTCGGCTATGTCGACGCGGATCGCTTTCTCTACCTGACCGATCGTGCGACCTTCATGATCATCTCCGGTGGCGTGAACATCTACCCGCAGGAATGCGAGAATCTGCTGATCACCCATCCGAAGGTCGCCGACGCCGCGGTGTTCGGCGTGCCCAATCCCGATCTCGGCGAAGAGGTGAAGGCGGTGGTACAGCCGATGCCCGGAATCGTGCCGGGTCCCGCGTTCGCCGAGGAACTGATCGCCTTCTGCGCGAAATCGCTGTCGCGGCAGAAAGTGCCGCGCTCGGTCGACTTTGAAAAGGAGCTACCGCGGCTGCCGACGGGGAAGCTGTACAAGCGGCTGCTGCGAGATCGGTACTGGGGCAACAAGACGTCGAAGATCGTGTGA
- a CDS encoding ABC transporter substrate-binding protein has translation MRSVWALAVVAALSVLTASTTTLAGEPKQGGILRIYHRDSPANASILEGATYSVNVPFMGVFNNLVIYDQHKAQNSPDSIKPELAESWSWSGDNKKLTFKLRQGVKWHDGKPFTSADVKCSFDLLMGKSQQKLRQNPRKTWYEQVNDVTPNGDFEVSFDLKRPQPSLLAMLASGYTPVYPCHVSPAEMRTHPIGTGPFKFVEFKANESIKLARNPDYWRKGLPHLDGVEYTIITNRSTAILAFVAGKFDMTFPTHITIPLLKDIKSQAPNATCVVEPTNVSTNIIVNSTAPPFDNIDIRRAMAMALDRKAFVDILFEGQADVGGTMLPPPQGIWGMPKDKLATIPGYGPDVNANREEAKKLMQKAGYGPDKHLAVKVSTRNLAEYRDPAVILIDQLKSIYIDGELDVVETANWFPKVARKDYMLGLNLTGNSVDDPDQSFYENYSCGSERNYTNYCNKEIEKLFDAQSQETDVNKRKQLVWEIDKKLQEDVARPIIFHARAGSCWQPYVKGVTIMSNSSYNGFRYEDVWMDK, from the coding sequence ATGCGGAGCGTGTGGGCGCTCGCCGTAGTGGCGGCGCTATCTGTGCTGACGGCCTCAACCACCACGCTCGCCGGCGAGCCCAAGCAGGGCGGGATCCTGCGGATCTATCACCGCGACAGTCCGGCGAACGCCTCGATTCTCGAGGGCGCGACCTATTCGGTCAACGTGCCGTTCATGGGGGTATTCAACAACCTCGTCATCTACGACCAGCACAAAGCGCAGAACAGTCCCGACAGCATCAAGCCTGAACTTGCGGAAAGCTGGTCCTGGAGCGGCGACAACAAGAAGCTGACGTTCAAGCTGCGCCAGGGCGTCAAGTGGCATGACGGCAAGCCATTCACATCGGCCGACGTCAAATGCTCCTTCGACCTGCTGATGGGCAAATCGCAGCAGAAGCTCCGGCAGAACCCTCGCAAGACCTGGTACGAACAGGTCAACGACGTCACGCCCAACGGCGACTTCGAGGTGTCCTTCGACCTGAAGCGGCCGCAACCCTCGTTACTGGCGATGCTCGCCTCCGGCTACACGCCGGTTTATCCCTGCCATGTCTCGCCGGCGGAGATGCGCACCCATCCGATCGGGACCGGGCCGTTCAAATTCGTCGAGTTCAAGGCCAATGAATCGATCAAGCTCGCTCGAAACCCGGACTACTGGAGGAAGGGCCTGCCCCATCTCGACGGCGTCGAGTACACGATCATCACGAACCGCTCGACCGCCATCCTCGCCTTCGTCGCCGGAAAGTTCGACATGACTTTCCCGACGCATATCACCATCCCGCTGCTCAAGGACATCAAATCGCAGGCGCCGAACGCGACTTGCGTCGTCGAACCGACCAACGTTTCGACCAACATCATCGTCAATTCGACCGCGCCGCCGTTCGACAACATCGACATTCGCCGCGCGATGGCGATGGCGCTCGATCGCAAGGCCTTCGTCGACATCCTGTTCGAGGGCCAGGCCGATGTCGGCGGCACCATGCTGCCACCGCCGCAAGGCATCTGGGGCATGCCCAAGGACAAGCTTGCGACCATTCCCGGCTATGGTCCGGACGTGAATGCGAACCGGGAGGAAGCAAAGAAGCTGATGCAGAAGGCGGGCTACGGCCCCGACAAGCATCTCGCGGTGAAGGTCTCGACGCGCAATCTCGCGGAATATCGCGATCCCGCGGTGATCCTGATCGACCAGCTCAAGAGCATCTATATCGACGGCGAGCTCGACGTCGTCGAAACCGCGAACTGGTTCCCGAAAGTCGCGCGCAAGGACTACATGCTCGGCCTCAATCTGACCGGCAATTCCGTCGACGATCCCGACCAGTCCTTTTACGAAAACTATTCCTGCGGCTCCGAGCGGAACTACACCAATTACTGCAACAAGGAGATCGAGAAGCTGTTCGACGCGCAGTCGCAGGAGACCGACGTCAACAAGCGCAAGCAACTGGTCTGGGAGATCGACAAGAAGCTCCAGGAGGACGTGGCCCGCCCCATCATCTTCCATGCGCGGGCCGGCAGCTGCTGGCAGCCCTATGTGAAGGGGGTCACGATCATGTCGAACAGCTCCTATAACGGCTTTCGCTACGAGGATGTCTGGATGGACAAGTAG
- a CDS encoding iron-containing alcohol dehydrogenase, with translation MHQGRVVYGAIEEVVFGHPAAAAIVAQMDRLGTRRAFLMVSGTLNRQTDEITRIKEALGARCAGLFDAMPAHTPREAVIAATNAAREAGADLIVTVGGGSITDGAKAVQLCLANGIDDVDGIERIRVHKGVAPEMNAPSVRQISVPTTIAGGEFSAIAGVTDLRTHVKQMLRHPLTVPRATILDPAITVHTPECLFLSTGIRAVDHCVEAICSNETHPYADAQSVKGLAMLADALPRVKADPADLDARMDAQIGTWLSMGALSAGVPMGASHGIGYVLGAAFDVPHGYTSCIMLPAVMRWNARDNAERQMIVAAAMGYPGHNAADVLDAFIRSLGMPRSLSDVRVSPEHFDAIAEQAMRTNWIPRNPRKIDGPAQLREILLLAA, from the coding sequence GTGCACCAGGGACGTGTCGTTTACGGCGCGATCGAGGAGGTCGTGTTCGGCCATCCGGCGGCCGCGGCTATCGTCGCACAGATGGACCGGCTGGGGACGCGCCGTGCCTTCCTGATGGTCTCGGGCACGCTGAACCGGCAAACCGACGAAATCACCAGGATCAAGGAAGCACTCGGCGCCCGCTGCGCCGGCCTGTTCGATGCCATGCCGGCGCATACGCCGCGCGAGGCGGTGATCGCGGCCACCAACGCCGCGCGTGAGGCGGGCGCCGACCTGATCGTCACCGTGGGCGGCGGCTCGATCACCGACGGCGCCAAGGCGGTGCAGCTCTGCCTTGCCAACGGCATCGACGACGTCGACGGCATCGAGCGCATCCGCGTCCACAAGGGCGTCGCGCCCGAGATGAACGCGCCGAGCGTACGGCAGATCAGCGTGCCGACCACGATCGCCGGCGGCGAGTTCAGCGCGATCGCCGGCGTCACCGACCTGCGCACGCATGTGAAGCAGATGCTGCGGCATCCGCTGACGGTGCCGCGCGCGACCATCCTCGATCCTGCCATCACCGTGCACACGCCGGAATGTCTGTTCCTCTCCACCGGCATCCGCGCCGTCGACCATTGCGTCGAGGCGATCTGCTCGAACGAGACGCACCCTTATGCCGATGCCCAGTCGGTCAAGGGCCTCGCCATGCTCGCCGACGCGCTGCCGCGGGTGAAGGCCGATCCTGCCGACCTCGATGCCCGCATGGACGCGCAGATCGGCACCTGGCTGTCGATGGGGGCGCTTTCAGCCGGCGTTCCCATGGGCGCGAGCCACGGCATCGGCTACGTGCTCGGCGCGGCCTTCGACGTGCCGCACGGCTACACCTCCTGCATCATGTTGCCGGCGGTGATGCGCTGGAATGCGCGCGACAATGCCGAGCGCCAGATGATCGTCGCGGCCGCGATGGGCTATCCCGGCCACAACGCCGCCGACGTGCTCGACGCATTCATCCGCTCGCTCGGCATGCCCCGGAGCCTGTCCGACGTGCGCGTGTCGCCGGAGCATTTCGACGCCATCGCGGAACAAGCGATGCGCACGAACTGGATCCCGCGCAATCCGCGCAAGATCGACGGCCCCGCGCAGTTGCGCGAAATCCTGCTTCTCGCCGCATAA
- a CDS encoding efflux RND transporter permease subunit, translating into MNLGRLSINQPILAMVLSIVLLIVGALAYSTLPVSEYPQVVPPTVVVTTQYPGASAQTVSDTVAAPIEQEINGVEDMLYLYSQATSNGQLTITVTFKLGTDLDKAQVLVQNRVAIAQPRLPEEVQRNGVTTRKNSPDILMVVFMLSPDDTFDQLYISNYALLQVRDQLLRIDGVGDIQIFGARDYSMRLWLDPDRIANLGLTSTEVLAAIRAQNVQIAGGQIAEPPIADRAFQPNLTFTGRLKDQKQFEDILIKAGSDGRTVRLRDVARIELGALAYSTNSFLLRKSAVAMLVTQRPGSNALATAKHISDTMTKLKESFPKGLDYNIGYNPTEFIAQSVHELIKTIYEAMLLVVIVVLVFLQGWRPAIIPIIAIPVSLVGTFAVMAALGFSINNLTLFGLVLAVGIVVDDAIVVVENVERHLEHGLSRRDAALKTMEEVGGALVSIALVLCAVFVPTAFLGGISGQFFQQFAVTIAVATAISCFCSLTLSPALASLILTPHEEKRPPAAWNLIARAWGAFTGVFNRVFDRLAHGYAGLANFVIRHSVVMILIYVVLIGSAGWLIGTTSQGFIPAQDRGYVIISVQLPGAASLARTTEVVREIERISLDTPGIVRVAAFAGFSGATRTQAGNAAALFPVFDEPEVRLKKGLTANAITAELRKRLAAIQGAFIIVIPPPAVPGIGTGGGFTIRIQDRQGRGPELLAAATDELVAAARKSPSLLAPSVFSPFSANTPQLFVDIDRTKAQKLGVPIANINDTIQTYFGSTYVNDFNLFGRTYHVTAQADFPFRKEPSDLSRLRTRNASGDMVMLGSVVEFKDVSGPDRVARYNLYAASELQGEPAPGTSSTTALNTIKKLADDTLPSGFTFEWTDLSYQQVTGGNAGLYVFPICVLFVYLVLAAQYGSWTLPFAVILIVPMCLLAATIGVRIMGQDVNILTQIGFVVLVGLAAKNAILIVEFARDIENEGKPRLEAVIDACRLRLRPILMTSFAFILGVLPLVISSGSGSEMRQAVGVAVFFGMIGVTLFGLLFTPIFYVVVRNLAEGRNEGKKPEVAAP; encoded by the coding sequence ATGAATCTCGGTCGTCTCTCCATCAACCAGCCCATCCTGGCGATGGTGCTGTCGATCGTGCTGCTGATCGTCGGCGCGCTTGCCTACTCCACCTTGCCGGTGTCCGAATATCCGCAAGTTGTGCCGCCGACCGTGGTGGTCACCACGCAATATCCCGGTGCCTCCGCGCAGACTGTGTCCGACACCGTCGCCGCTCCCATCGAGCAGGAGATCAACGGTGTCGAGGACATGCTGTATCTCTACAGCCAGGCGACCTCGAACGGCCAGCTCACCATCACCGTCACCTTCAAGCTCGGCACCGATCTCGACAAGGCCCAGGTGCTGGTGCAGAATCGCGTCGCGATCGCGCAGCCGCGCCTTCCTGAAGAGGTGCAGCGCAACGGCGTCACCACGCGCAAGAACTCGCCCGACATCCTGATGGTCGTGTTCATGCTGTCGCCCGACGACACTTTCGACCAGCTCTACATCTCCAATTACGCACTGCTCCAGGTCCGCGACCAGCTGCTGCGCATCGACGGCGTCGGCGACATCCAGATTTTCGGCGCGCGCGATTATTCGATGCGGCTGTGGCTCGATCCCGATCGGATCGCCAATCTCGGCCTGACCTCGACCGAAGTGCTGGCCGCGATCCGGGCGCAGAACGTGCAGATCGCGGGCGGCCAGATCGCCGAGCCGCCGATCGCCGACCGCGCCTTCCAGCCGAACCTCACCTTCACGGGCCGCCTGAAGGACCAGAAGCAGTTCGAGGACATCCTGATCAAGGCCGGCTCCGACGGCCGCACCGTGCGCCTGCGCGACGTCGCCCGTATCGAGCTCGGCGCGCTCGCCTACAGCACCAACAGCTTCCTGCTGCGCAAATCAGCGGTCGCCATGCTGGTGACGCAGCGGCCGGGGTCGAACGCACTGGCGACGGCAAAGCACATCTCCGACACGATGACGAAGCTGAAGGAGAGCTTCCCGAAAGGTCTTGATTACAACATCGGCTACAATCCGACCGAATTCATCGCGCAGTCCGTCCACGAGCTGATCAAGACCATCTACGAGGCCATGCTGCTCGTGGTCATCGTGGTGCTGGTGTTCCTGCAAGGTTGGCGGCCCGCGATCATTCCGATCATCGCTATACCGGTTTCGCTGGTCGGCACCTTCGCGGTGATGGCGGCGCTGGGCTTCTCCATCAACAATCTCACGCTGTTCGGCCTCGTGCTCGCCGTCGGCATCGTGGTCGACGACGCCATCGTCGTGGTCGAGAATGTCGAGCGCCATCTCGAGCACGGCTTGAGCCGGCGCGATGCTGCGCTCAAGACCATGGAGGAGGTCGGCGGCGCGCTGGTCTCGATCGCGCTGGTGCTCTGCGCGGTGTTCGTCCCGACGGCATTCCTCGGTGGCATTTCCGGGCAGTTCTTCCAGCAATTCGCCGTCACCATCGCGGTCGCGACCGCGATCTCCTGCTTCTGCTCGCTGACGCTGTCGCCGGCACTGGCTTCGCTGATCCTCACCCCGCACGAGGAGAAGCGGCCGCCCGCCGCCTGGAATCTGATCGCGCGGGCGTGGGGTGCCTTCACCGGCGTCTTCAACCGCGTCTTCGACCGCCTGGCGCATGGCTATGCCGGCCTCGCCAATTTCGTGATCCGGCATTCAGTGGTGATGATCCTGATCTATGTCGTGCTGATCGGCAGCGCCGGCTGGCTGATCGGGACGACGTCGCAAGGCTTTATTCCGGCGCAGGACCGCGGCTACGTCATCATCTCCGTGCAATTGCCGGGCGCGGCGTCGCTGGCGCGCACCACGGAGGTCGTGCGCGAGATCGAGCGGATCTCGCTGGATACGCCGGGTATCGTCCGCGTCGCGGCCTTCGCCGGTTTCTCCGGTGCGACGCGCACCCAGGCCGGCAATGCGGCCGCACTATTCCCTGTATTCGACGAGCCCGAGGTACGGCTCAAGAAAGGGCTGACCGCGAACGCCATCACGGCCGAGCTGCGCAAGCGGCTCGCCGCGATCCAGGGCGCGTTCATCATCGTCATTCCGCCGCCGGCCGTGCCCGGCATCGGCACCGGCGGCGGCTTCACCATCCGCATCCAGGACCGCCAGGGCCGCGGGCCGGAGCTGCTCGCCGCGGCCACCGACGAGCTTGTCGCCGCGGCGCGCAAATCGCCTTCGCTGCTCGCTCCCTCGGTGTTTTCGCCGTTCTCGGCCAACACGCCGCAGCTCTTCGTCGATATCGACCGCACCAAGGCGCAGAAGCTCGGCGTGCCCATCGCCAACATCAACGACACGATCCAGACCTATTTCGGATCGACCTATGTCAACGACTTCAACCTGTTCGGCCGTACCTATCACGTCACCGCGCAGGCCGATTTCCCGTTCCGGAAAGAACCGAGCGACCTCTCACGCCTGCGCACGCGCAACGCCTCCGGCGATATGGTGATGCTCGGCAGCGTGGTCGAGTTCAAGGACGTGTCGGGCCCGGACCGCGTCGCGCGCTACAATCTCTATGCGGCGTCCGAGCTTCAGGGCGAGCCGGCGCCGGGCACCAGCTCGACCACCGCGCTCAACACCATCAAGAAGCTCGCGGACGACACCCTGCCGAGCGGCTTCACCTTCGAATGGACCGACCTGTCCTACCAGCAGGTCACGGGCGGCAATGCCGGCCTCTACGTGTTCCCGATCTGCGTGCTGTTCGTCTATCTCGTGCTCGCGGCGCAATATGGCAGCTGGACCCTGCCGTTCGCGGTGATCCTGATCGTGCCGATGTGCTTGCTCGCCGCCACCATCGGCGTGCGCATCATGGGCCAGGACGTCAACATCCTCACCCAGATCGGCTTCGTCGTTCTGGTGGGGTTGGCGGCCAAGAACGCGATCCTGATCGTCGAGTTCGCACGCGACATCGAGAACGAGGGCAAGCCGCGGCTGGAGGCCGTGATCGACGCCTGCCGCCTGCGCCTGCGACCGATCCTGATGACCTCCTTCGCCTTCATCCTCGGCGTGCTGCCGCTGGTGATCTCGAGCGGCTCCGGCTCGGAGATGCGGCAGGCCGTCGGCGTTGCCGTCTTCTTCGGCATGATCGGCGTCACCCTGTTCGGGCTGCTGTTCACCCCGATCTTCTATGTGGTGGTGCGGAACCTTGCCGAGGGGCGGAACGAGGGGAAGAAGCCGGAGGTGGCTGCTCCGTAA
- a CDS encoding efflux RND transporter periplasmic adaptor subunit, whose product MTGPDGHEPFVKTHDFVQPGPRAMPYAIAGLLAAAFALSGCDKPASQASAPPPAPVTVAQPVKRTVTDWDEFTGRFEAMEEVQVRPRVGGFVNSVEFQDGAIVRQGDLLYVIDPRPFEAVAEQADGQLSDARAKVELAKRELDRGLSLVQTSAVSEQAVDQRRQALQAAHAAETQAAGALKAARLNIEFTHVTAPITGRVSRHLVSPGNLVQGSDNGSSTLLTSIVTLDPIYVYFDMDEATFIKYSKLWFEGRRPSSRDTANPVQVTLAGETKPSHEGSINFLDNRLDVSTGTLRSRAVVKNTDLSILPGQFGRVRLIGSAPYEALLIPDVAVATDQSRKIVFVVKPDDTVEARPVVLGPLDDGLRVIREGLKAEDRVIVNGIQRARVGAKVAPQTAPAPAGGKS is encoded by the coding sequence ATGACTGGACCGGATGGACACGAGCCGTTTGTCAAAACGCACGATTTCGTTCAGCCCGGGCCCCGTGCAATGCCTTACGCAATTGCCGGTCTCCTCGCCGCAGCATTCGCTCTTTCCGGCTGTGACAAGCCGGCGTCTCAGGCCTCCGCTCCGCCGCCCGCGCCGGTGACCGTCGCCCAGCCGGTCAAGCGCACCGTCACCGATTGGGACGAGTTCACCGGCCGCTTCGAGGCGATGGAGGAGGTACAGGTGCGACCCCGCGTCGGCGGCTTCGTCAACTCCGTCGAATTCCAGGACGGCGCGATCGTGCGTCAGGGCGATCTGCTCTACGTCATCGACCCCCGTCCGTTCGAGGCGGTCGCCGAGCAGGCCGACGGCCAGCTCTCCGACGCGCGCGCCAAGGTGGAGCTTGCCAAGCGCGAGCTCGACCGCGGTTTGAGCCTGGTCCAGACCAGCGCGGTCTCCGAGCAGGCCGTCGATCAGCGCCGCCAGGCCTTGCAGGCCGCGCATGCCGCGGAGACGCAGGCTGCAGGCGCGCTGAAGGCCGCCCGGCTCAATATCGAGTTTACGCATGTGACTGCGCCGATCACCGGCCGGGTCAGCCGCCATCTCGTCAGCCCCGGCAATCTCGTGCAGGGCAGCGACAACGGCTCTTCGACCTTGCTGACCTCGATCGTGACGCTCGACCCGATCTACGTCTATTTCGACATGGATGAGGCCACCTTCATCAAATACAGCAAGCTGTGGTTCGAAGGCCGCCGCCCGAGCTCGCGCGATACTGCGAACCCGGTCCAGGTGACGCTCGCCGGCGAGACAAAACCGTCGCATGAGGGTAGCATCAACTTCCTCGACAACCGCCTTGACGTCTCCACCGGCACGCTGCGCAGCCGCGCCGTGGTCAAGAACACCGATCTGTCGATCCTGCCCGGCCAGTTCGGCCGCGTCCGCCTGATCGGCAGCGCGCCCTATGAGGCGCTGCTGATTCCCGACGTCGCGGTCGCGACCGACCAGTCCCGCAAGATCGTGTTCGTGGTCAAGCCTGACGACACCGTTGAGGCGCGCCCCGTGGTGCTCGGTCCGCTCGACGACGGCCTGCGCGTGATCCGCGAGGGGCTGAAGGCGGAGGACCGCGTCATCGTCAACGGCATCCAGCGCGCCCGCGTCGGCGCCAAGGTCGCGCCGCAGACTGCTCCAGCGCCGGCCGGTGGCAAGTCATGA